A stretch of the Capsicum annuum cultivar UCD-10X-F1 chromosome 10, UCD10Xv1.1, whole genome shotgun sequence genome encodes the following:
- the LOC107854562 gene encoding E3 ubiquitin-protein ligase RHF2A: MDEVKKSEGHMTSPAAFVEGGIQDACDDACSICLEAFCESDPSTVTSCKHEFHLQCVLEWCQRSSNCPMCWQSISLKDEMSQELFEAVEQERNFRINAERNATLFHLPELGDFELQNLPVDIDDPELEERILQHLAVATSMGRAHHMGQRDGSRNSSSTNERPHFLVFPTHDNSSPTTSVSPSPTGSNSDSAAAAIVDSSLPISSRSSASPRQMPHLSSVQSNQLSALSSGSGLTPATAQGISIGDRSPSSSSLTPSQGRAGPSEFQSLSESLKSRFSSLSMKYKESISKNTRGWKERLFSRSSSMPDAGSAGREANAGIAGLSHLMERLETQENSRAGSVPAVTIIVNSSHNLQRDHGNMGNHIANGLNRKSTAPAASSAQN, from the exons ATGGATGAGGTCAAGAAATCAGAGGGTCATATGACATCACCTGCGGCTTTTGTGGAAGGAGGAATTCAAGATGCCTGTGATGATGCTTGCAGCATTTGTCTCGAGGCTTTCTGCGAAAGCGATCCTTCCACG GTAACTAGCTGCAAGCATGAGTTTCATCTCCAGTGCGTCCTGGAATG gTGTCAGAGAAGTTCTAATTGTCCAATGTGTTGGCAGTccataagtctgaaagatgagaTGAG TCAAGAATTGTTTGAGGCTGTGGAACAAGAAAGGAATTTTAGAATTAATGCAGAAAGAAATGCTACACTATTTCACCTTCCTGAGCTAGGAGATTTTGAATTGCAAAAT TTACCTGTGGATATTGATGATCCTGAACTTGAAGAGCGCATTCTTCAGCATTTGGCTGTTGCTACTTCAATGGGAAGGGCTCACCATATGGGTCAAAGGGACGGCTCAAGGAATAGCTCATCCACCAACGAACGTCCACATTTTTTAGTGTTTCCAACTCATGATAATTCATCTCCTACCACTTCTGTTTCACCTTCTCCTACTGGATCAAATTCAGATTCTGCTGCAGCCGCAATAGTTGATTCCTCTCTTCCCATTAGCTCCCGTAGCAGTGCATCACCACGACAGATGCCTCATCTTTCATCAGTTCAAAGTAATCAACTTTCTGCTTTATCATCTGGTTCTGGTCTAACGCCAGCCACAGCGCAAGGAATATCTATTGGTGATAG AAGCCCTTCTAGTTCGTCATTGACACCAAGCCAAGGGAGAGCTGGACCATCAGAGTTCCAGTCATTATCAGAGTCCTTGAAATCTCGATTTAGTTCTCTGTCAATGAA ATATAAAGAATCCATCTCAAAGAATACACGAGGGTGGAAGGAGAGATTATTTTCTCGAAGTTCTTCAATGCCAGATGCTGGTTCTGCTGGGAGAGAGGCAAATGCTGGAATTGCTGGTCTATCTCACCTAATGGAACGCCTTGAAACTCAAGAAAATAGCAGAGCCGGTTCTGTTCCAGCAGTTACTATTATAGTGAATTCGTCACACAATCTCCAGAGAGACCATGGTAATATGGGTAATCATATAGCAAATGGTTTGAATAGGAAATCAACAGCTCCTGCTGCAAGTTCAGCTCAGAATTAA